The genomic interval TCGACGATTGCGGGCAGATTGCCGACGGCTATCACCGCCTATGTAAAGCGATTTTGGAGGGACGTGAAACCATAAAAGCGATACGGTTGGAGGAAATGCCCGCTCCCGACCGCATAGAGGAGGAATAACAATGGCCGCAGCGAGGAAAAAGCAACAGCGGGAACGACCGAAATACTCGTGTCGGGACTGCATCCATAGTTACGATTGGCACGAAAAGAATTGGCGGGGCGAACTGTTTATGTGCCGCTGCCCGCACTACAAAGAGGGGAAGTTCTCGAAATTCTTGGACGACCCGCAATGCAACGTATTTGAATTGAGAAACAATGGCACGGTTGGACAAATGGGAGAGTAAGCACCTGAAAGACGTGGAGCGTTATGCACGGCAGATTGAAGCTATTTATCAGTCTGCCGTGCGTGAGGCTGCCGCTATCGGGGCGACAATACCCAATTTCAACCCCAACAAGCCCTTTTCGTTCGCCAACTACCCAAGCACAAAGGCTCGCATCGAAAAGTTGCTACAAACGCTAAAAACGGGCATATCGACGGTTATTCTGAACGGCATCGAGGCCGAATGGACGTTGGCGAACAACAAAAACAACGAACTGTGCAACGTCGTATTCGGGGAATACGCCACGAAATTATCACCGGAACAGGCTCGCAAGTATTACAACACCAACGACAAAGCCTGCAAAGCGTTCACGGAACGCAAAATCGGTGGACTGAAATTGTCTGACAGGGTATGGCGGTACACGGAGCAATTCAAAACGGAGATAGAAATGGGCATCGACCTCGGCCTGCGGGACGGGCTTTCAGCCGATGAAATGAGCCGGACACTTCGACAATACCTCCAACACCCCGATAAACTGTTCCGCCGTGTACGAGACCAGCACGGGCAACTGCACCTGTCGCAACGGGCGGCGGTGTATCATCCCGGCCAAGGAGTTTATCGCTCGTCGTACAAGAACGCCCACCGTTTGGCTGCCACAGAAACGAACATCGCTTACCGTACATCGGATTACACACGTTGGCAGCAACTCGATTTTGTGGTAGGCATCGAAATCAGGTTATCGAATAACCACACCCTCAATGGACGAGCGTTTACCGACATTTGCGATGAGTTGGCCGGACGCTACCCCAAGAATTTCAAGTTCACGGGCTGGCATCCGTATTGTCGTTGCCACGCAGTAGTAATACTAAAAACATTGGAGGAAATCAAAGCCGACAACGAGCGGATAATGCTCGGACAACCGCTGAACGGGGAAAGCGCAAACAAGGTGTCCGACGTACCGCCTAATTTCAAGGAGTGGAGAATCAGGAATCACGACAGGATTCAAAAGGCAACCAAGAATGGGACGCTGCCTTATTTCCTGAAAGACAACAGACAATACGCAGCATAGCACAAAACAAGGGCGGACAAATCGACCGCCCTCATTTTTTCAGATTCTACCTCACGCCAAGTTCACATCAAGGCGAAGCATAATTCCCAAAGCCTCGGCGATACGGATAAACGAGGAGAGTTGCAAATCGGTCTCGCCTTTCTCGATACGATTGATGTAGGTGCGTTCCCGCCCGACACGCTCGGCAAGTTCCTTTTGCGTCATACCAAGTTCTTTGCGCCGCTCCCGCAACATTTCGCCATAATACCAGGCACGAGCCTTTGCGTCGAACTCTGCCCGTTCCGGAGTGCCGACCTCGCCAACCTCTTTGGCAAGTACCGTTTCGGCCTTTACGAACCCCGGCTTCTTGCTGAAATCCGTCTGCCGGAGTTTCTGCAATTCTTCTGCTGTTAATCGGTTGTTTGTCGTACTCATAGCAATTTTCTTAGAATATTGATAGCCTTTGTAATTTCCTTATCGTAATCCTTTGTGCTTTTCTTCACAAAGCCGTTCAATAGGATAACGCTCGATGCAAGATTGATATTTTCATTGTCCGCCGAAAACAGGATAACCCGAACCTCGTTATCGACCGAAACTCGCAGCTCGTAAAAATCGGTGTTCGTCAGTTTCTTCACGAACTTGGTCGGTATCGGCTGTACGGTTTCCAAAATCGCTACCGCATAGCGTAGTTTTTCACGAGTGCGAGGGTTCGAACTCTGTTCAAACTCAATGTATTCCGGCGAAAATATCAAATTTCGTTTCATTCTTATCGTTATTTCTACACTGCAAAAGTAACTAATTAGTTACACTTATACAAATCTTTCACAAGAAATGTGCCTATTTTCTCCGCTTTTTTCGCAGTACGGGTTCTTTCGTGATACGACACCGCCGACCATTGTATGGTTTATCGGGAGTGATTTTCAGATTCCACAGGCGAGACACCTTGCAGCCCACCTGTTCGGGCGTGAACTTCTCGTATATTGCTGACAAGGAGGTAAAGTAAAACTCCCAACTGTCGTCGTTTTCAAGGGGAGGCTCATTGAATGCCACACGATAGATAAACTCCAACTCACTCATTGCTGCCCTCCTTTCGATACCAGCGTCAGTTGGTTGAGCCGGTCGGGGAACCAATATGCGTCGCTGTCTAAAAAGACAATGCCACAATCCTCGTCTTTGGGGTAACGGTGCGGGCATAGAAAACTATCCGGCTTACAGAATCCCAATATTTCATGGGGACCAAATGTTACCCCATAATCGTTGGTAAACAGAACCATATCCCCGACGGTTAAATCGTCGTTTGTGTCTATCACGTCCGAAAGGCGGTCGTAAATCATCATGCCGTGTTTTGCTTCCAATTCGGCTCTCCAACGCTGAAATTCAGCTTTATGACTTCGTTTCATAACTAATGTGCTATATGATAAATCCTCGGTTCTTTCGACACGTTGTAAATCCAACTTCCACAACGTACCAGCAAGGCATCCTTGCCATAGAACATTCGTTTCATTCCTGCGATGCTGCCGGTTATGTGGAAACAGGGGAACCGGTCGATTTTCAGACGGTCTCCGTCCGCTTTGTATAGTGTTTTCGTTCTCATGTCATCTGTTCTATTTCGTGAATAGGCCGCCATTGGTATAGGCTCGGTTTGCGTTCCAAATCGCCTCGCCATTCAGCGGCATTATCATAGTCGATGAGTTCGATGCACCCGTCCCGCTTGTCTTTGACAAGACGTGGCAGTTCCCGAAAAATCTCATCAAGGGCTTCATCAGTAGCAAATCCCGATTTGTCTGACTGAATCTTATGCCAACGGAGCAGTTCGTTCAGTTCACTCATAGCACCTGCAACAAATCCACGTCTTTCCAGCATAGATAAATATCCCATCCTGACCGGAAGCATTTCGTCAGGGTCAAAAGGGTCAATTACGGCTTCTTTCGCTCGTTCTAAAATCGTCTTCATTTTTTAACTGTTTTATCAGTTTATCAAGCCCTCGTCCGTCCTGTATCGTTTTGCCGGTTGCCCACCCGCTGTACGGGAAGAACGTAACGGTCTTGCCCTTGTGAGTGAACTGTATTTTCTTGTTATCCCGCAGCGTGATTGTGTAGCCAAGCTGCTCAATTCGCCTGACTGCATGGGCTATGCGCTCCGGTTCCAGCCGCTCCTGTCGCTCAATGTTCAACCTTGCCATGTCCTACGATTTTTTCGGGGTGTACGGGAAAATCCCAATTAACCATTTCATCAGGCAACGATGAATGAATGTCGCCTCCGAGAACCAGCCCGCAATGTTTCTCGGCATATTCTTCTGCCTGCGCTTTGCTGGCGGCTTGGATTTTGAACTCGCCCCTGAACACGTACCGAACAGGGACGGTATAAATTCTCTTTTTGTCGCTCATAATTTCAGGTTTTATTGCCTGACAATCGCAGGCGGTTTGACAAATACCCGTAAGGGTATTATTATATACTTTCCTATACTATACTCTCCTTTACTCTACTATGGGGTATTGAAACGCCGAAACTCCGCCGTAATTCATCAATTAGTGTATTATGGCAGGGTTTCGGCGTGCCATAACTACTCGAAATCGGGATATGTCATTTCGATAGGCATATCCGGTTCTCCCTCGAACTCGTTATTACAGGCGGAAGCGAAAGAGGGCGTATCACTTCCCAGCGTGGTATCTTTCCACAACAACCCGTTGGGGTCTTGGTAAACCGGCCTGTCCCAGCCGTCGATGCCGATAAATTTCAAATCTGTCCTTTTCATCTTGTATTGAGTTTAAGCCCGCAAACCCGCTTTTCGGGCGGATTCACGGGCGGTTGATGTTTATGCGGTTACTTTTACCCGATTGAGCAAAGCCCCCGAAATCTCGTGTAACTCTCGGCTGCGGCGGGGTTCAAGTTCCCGTGCGTGTGCCGTGATAGCCTGCGTCAGCTTCCAAAGGGTTGCTCCGCCCTGTACTCCGTCGTCGGGGTCATTACGCATGAGGATTTTTTCAACACTCTCGCCCTCCGATTTCAGCAGCGAACCAGCCTTTACCAGCCGTTTCAGTTCTTGGTCGAAATCTACGTCGATTTCGGCCGCTCCTTGAATCTCGATGGCCTTTTGCATGATATTGTCCTTGCTGAACAATCCCCTCGTCAGGTCTCGAACTGCGGAAACCGTCGTGCGGGTGTCGAGTTCGTAGGTGCGGTTGGAGAGTTGCAGATTGTCAGGGAGGCGGGAGCCGAGGTGTACTTGTTTCATCACGCTCTCCCGAACCATACCATTGAGGCAAGCCCCGTTGAGCAAAAATGCCCGCATATCAACTGCCCCGTCGCCATAATCGGAAGTACTGAACCTCGCCCCTGCGAAAATCACCACCTCGCCGTTCTTTACTGTCGGAACCACGATAGGCTGCGGCAGTATCGTTTCCGCCCATACTTTCGTGTCGCTCATATAGGCATCGGCGATAACTGCTCCCTGCTGGCTCGCCTCCTGTACGAAAGCGGTCAGGATTTCAACGCTGTTCAACCGGCGGTAACTGTCGCTCAACACACCTCGAACCTGCTGGCCGACCGTGCGGATAAGAACCCGTGTGCGCTGCGTCCAGCCGCTATGCTCGTTCAGAACCGTTGCGGCGAGTTGTCGTTGCCATTCGTCGCCAGAGGCGAGCTGCCGTAGATAGCGAGAGGGGATGCCCATTTTGTCGGCCAACTGTCCGATAGCGTTGCCGTGGAGAGTGTATTGCCCGCTCTGCATATTCAT from Alistipes ihumii AP11 carries:
- a CDS encoding type II toxin-antitoxin system RelE/ParE family toxin → MKRNLIFSPEYIEFEQSSNPRTREKLRYAVAILETVQPIPTKFVKKLTNTDFYELRVSVDNEVRVILFSADNENINLASSVILLNGFVKKSTKDYDKEITKAINILRKLL
- a CDS encoding helix-turn-helix domain-containing protein — translated: MSTTNNRLTAEELQKLRQTDFSKKPGFVKAETVLAKEVGEVGTPERAEFDAKARAWYYGEMLRERRKELGMTQKELAERVGRERTYINRIEKGETDLQLSSFIRIAEALGIMLRLDVNLA